In Deltaproteobacteria bacterium, a single window of DNA contains:
- a CDS encoding M20/M25/M40 family metallo-hydrolase yields MKLRVFLVAIFGLTALTLTLVVRAATMPLPPPPAAVAVPEALASLDEADLQAAAERLAGALRFPTTSQGGFLRPATPAPEDDADAGEGEPRERPANAFEGLLRYLAESFPQVHAKLAPERVGELGLLFSWRPELPAEALLLVCHLDVVPAGNPEAWKQPPFSGAIVEGEIWGRGALDDKGSCLAVLEATERLLGAGFEPKRPVLLAMGMDEEIGGRGAQEIAAHLAAKGVRAHLVLDEGLAVTEGVVKGLERPAALIGLAEKRYFTVELKARAKGGHSSMPPARTAIGRLGEALARLEQHQLPASLDGPAGSLLDGIAPELPFGQRLGIANRWLLAPVLAGKLAAQPATNALIRTTTAPTLFSAGVKENVLATEANATVNFRIRPGETGLDVMEHVRQVVQGLEIEVSAPGEPPVEESPVSPAEGAAYEQLRSAIAAAFPDALIAPSLVLGATDARHYTGLSRSVYRFGPWRLDPEALETIHGHDERVPLAHYGEAIRFYGTLVQAAAGG; encoded by the coding sequence ATGAAGCTGCGCGTCTTCCTGGTCGCCATCTTCGGGCTGACCGCCCTCACCCTCACCCTGGTCGTGCGGGCGGCGACGATGCCGCTGCCCCCGCCGCCCGCCGCGGTGGCGGTGCCAGAGGCCCTCGCCTCCCTCGACGAGGCGGACCTGCAGGCGGCGGCCGAGCGCCTGGCCGGCGCCCTGCGCTTCCCGACGACCTCCCAGGGGGGCTTCCTCCGGCCCGCCACCCCGGCGCCGGAGGACGACGCCGACGCGGGCGAGGGGGAGCCGCGAGAGCGTCCGGCGAACGCCTTCGAGGGGCTGCTGCGCTACCTGGCGGAGAGCTTCCCCCAGGTCCACGCGAAGCTCGCCCCGGAGCGCGTCGGCGAGCTCGGCCTCCTCTTCTCCTGGCGGCCCGAGCTCCCGGCCGAGGCCCTCCTCCTGGTCTGCCACCTCGACGTGGTGCCGGCGGGCAACCCCGAGGCCTGGAAGCAGCCGCCCTTCTCCGGGGCGATCGTGGAGGGCGAGATCTGGGGGCGGGGTGCCCTCGACGACAAGGGCTCCTGCCTGGCGGTCCTGGAGGCGACCGAGCGGCTCCTCGGCGCCGGCTTCGAGCCGAAGCGCCCGGTCCTCCTCGCCATGGGCATGGACGAGGAGATCGGCGGCCGGGGCGCGCAGGAGATCGCCGCTCACCTGGCGGCGAAGGGCGTGCGGGCCCACCTGGTGCTGGACGAGGGGCTCGCCGTCACCGAGGGCGTGGTCAAGGGCCTCGAGCGCCCGGCGGCCCTCATCGGCCTGGCCGAGAAGCGCTACTTCACCGTGGAGCTGAAGGCCCGGGCGAAGGGCGGTCACAGCTCGATGCCGCCGGCCCGCACCGCCATCGGCCGGCTGGGCGAGGCCCTCGCCCGCCTCGAGCAGCACCAGCTGCCCGCCTCCCTCGACGGGCCGGCCGGCTCCCTCCTCGACGGCATCGCGCCGGAGCTGCCCTTCGGCCAGCGCCTGGGCATCGCCAACCGCTGGCTCCTGGCGCCGGTGCTGGCGGGCAAGCTCGCGGCCCAGCCGGCCACCAACGCCCTGATCCGCACCACCACCGCGCCGACCCTCTTCTCGGCCGGGGTGAAGGAGAACGTGCTGGCCACCGAGGCCAACGCCACGGTGAACTTCCGGATCCGCCCGGGCGAGACCGGCCTCGACGTGATGGAGCACGTGCGACAGGTGGTGCAGGGCCTCGAGATCGAGGTCAGCGCCCCGGGGGAGCCGCCGGTGGAGGAGTCGCCGGTCTCACCGGCCGAAGGGGCGGCCTACGAGCAGCTGCGCTCGGCCATCGCCGCGGCCTTCCCCGACGCCCTGATCGCCCCCAGCCTGGTCCTCGGCGCCACCGACGCCCGCCACTACACGGGTCTCTCGAGGAGCGTGTACCGCTTCGGCCCCTGGCGGTTGGACCCCGAGGCCCTGGAGACCATCCACGGCCACGACGAGCGGGTCCCGCTCGCCCACTACGGAGAGGCCATCCGCTTCTACGGCACCCTCGTCCAAGCCGCCGCCGGAGGGTGA